A window of Acropora muricata isolate sample 2 chromosome 3, ASM3666990v1, whole genome shotgun sequence contains these coding sequences:
- the LOC136911626 gene encoding cytochrome P450 1A1-like, protein MLWDYLVDTFAEHSFLFIFLAIALVWLSMRYAMPSAERKPPGPWSLPIIGNIFLFGSAPHKNVTRLMQHYGKVFSMRLGSREVIILNDINTVKEALLQKGSDFSSRPPLHSFIFSSRGERTVAWPVFGPKYIKNKRATELAMRTIIDNDSQFSSTVIKETNSLIQSFLNSGEKRFDPAYMLKHLACSLQFCLFFGEKLRDSYVKKAQFMMDGSTDFIENSAVGNSVDFMPWMQVVFRKQVKELEDSVGELSDFVKKIYLIRKKESKKSDIQETTFNGALAQVVQNKEALSFGNEHLEDADPDNSSNNFDDERLINIIADCFGGGYEKLSTALRWAVAYLVSHRDVQCELQKEITRVKGSAPLTLQDKDSLPLLEATILEILRMSSFLPFALPHCTTRDTSVAGYPLPKGSIVFVNLWGCSRDPDYFEKPHEFNPYRFMDENRQNIVRSPCFLAFSAGDRKCPGEVYAKSVLFLVLGTLLQKLTLRNGTEDPIEDTFGLTVRPKPYKIHAQAVY, encoded by the coding sequence ATGCTTTGGGATTACTTGGTGGACACGTTCGCggagcattcatttttgttcattttcctcGCTATAGCTCTGGTTTGGTTGTCCATGAGGTATGCAATGCCTTCAGCGGAAAGAAAACCTCCTGGTCCCTGGAGTCTTCCAATTATTGGGAACATTTTCCTCTTTGGATCAGCTCCTCACAAGAATGTTACCAGACTAATGCAACACTACGGAAAAGTGTTCTCTATGAGACTTGGAAGTCGAGAGGTCATTATCCTTAATGACATCAATACTGTAAAGGAAGCGCTCCTTCAGAAAGGCTCCGACTTCTCCTCCCGTCCTCCTTTACATAGTTTCATATTTTCTAGTCGGGGTGAAAGAACTGTCGCGTGGCCTGTATTTGGTCCGAAGTATATTAAAAACAAGAGAGCGACGGAGTTAGCCATGCGAACCATTATTGACAATGACAGCCAATTTTCCTCCACGGTCATCAAAGAGACGAATAGTTTGATACAGAGTTTTTTAAACTCAGGCGAAAAGCGCTTCGATCCCGCATACATGCTGAAACATTTGGCATGCAGTTTACAATTCTGTTTATTTTTCGGTGAGAAGCTACGAGATTCATATGTCAAGAAGGCTCAGTTCATGATGGACGGCTCTACGGACTTTATTGAAAACAGTGCAGTGGGAAACAGCGTTGACTTCATGCCCTGGATGCAGGTGGTGTTCAGAAAACAAGTGAAGGAATTAGAAGATTCCGTGGGTGAACTTTCGGATTTTGTCAAGAAAATCTACCTCATCAGAAAGAAGGAGTCAAAGAAAAGCGATATTCAAGAAACGACATTCAACGGAGCTTTGGCACAGGTGGTCCAAAACAAGGAGGCTCTTTCATTTGGAAACGAGCACTTAGAAGACGCAGACCCGGATAACAGTTCAAACAACTTCGACGACGAAAGACTGATTAACATAATAGCTGACTGCTTCGGCGGTGGATACGAAAAATTATCCACCGCACTTCGCTGGGCCGTAGCATACCTCGTGTCTCATCGAGATGTGCAGTGTGAGCTGCAGAAGGAAATCACACGCGTGAAAGGGTCGGCCCCACTTACACTCCAAGACAAAGACAGCCTTCCCCTGTTAGAGGCAACAATTCTGGAAATCCTTCGAATGAgcagttttttaccgtttgcaTTGCCACATTGCACCACCCGAGACACCAGCGTTGCAGGGTACCCCTTGCCCAAAGGATCCATTGTGTTTGTAAATCTCTGGGGATGTTCACGAGATCCAGATTACTTCGAAAAACCCCACGAGTTCAACCCTTACCGTTTCATGGATGAAAACAGACAAAACATTGTGCGATCTCCTTGCTTTCTAGCTTTCTCTGCTGGTGATAGGAAATGCCCTGGAGAAGTTTATGCAAAATCAGTCCTTTTCCTGGTGTTGGGTACGTTGCTGCAGAAGCTAACTCTCCGTAATGGAACTGAGGATCCAATTGAGGACACGTTTGGGTTGACTGTCCGCCCGAAGCCATACAAGATCCACGCTCAGGCGGTGTATTGA